The Thermothelomyces thermophilus ATCC 42464 chromosome 7, complete sequence genome window below encodes:
- a CDS encoding MFS sugar transporter-like protein, whose amino-acid sequence MLGRKSIRINGADCGVEALILGAITAIGGFLFGYDTGQISGMLIFEDFKDRFGQEDTPEGRDFIPIIESLVVSLMSIGTLCGALTASYTADWWGRRKSLTFGVCVFIVGCVIQLTAVSSWVHLMMGRFTAGLGIGNLSVGVPMFQSECSPREIRGGVVASYQLLITLGILVANCVNYGVREIEDSPASWRVVVGLGIAFSAPLGLGVLLVPESPRWLAARSDWDGARVSMARLRGLKHEPHHPLVEDDMREMRGILEKERAVGVGGWSECFVPRRNGVPRQVYRTILGVAIHFLQQWTGVNYFFYYGATIFESAGIDDPIRTQLILGAINVGMTFFGLYIVERFGRRWPLIIGAAWQAAWMAVFAAVGTALDPVDNSTSGIVMIVAAAMFIASFAMTWGPICWVVIGETFPLRTRAKQASIATASNWLGNFMISFLTPLATSGISYAYGFVFVGTNIAGALVVYFFLYESVSLSLENVDAMYAQPLVRPWTSHKWLPEGYFTRMRRDEDFFKARSQEPGSGTRHTENVSDRGAGAGAGGLEKQSRPGWAETENTTGGNNNEKINRVV is encoded by the exons ATGCTCGGGAGGAA ATCCATACGCATCAATGGCGCCGACTGCGGCGTCGAGGCTCTCATCCTCGGCGCCATCACGGCGATAGGCGGCTTCCTCTTCGGCTACGACACCGGCCAGATCTCGGGCATGCTGATCTTCGAGGACTTCAAGGACCGCTTCGGCCAGGAGGATACGCCCGAGGGGAGAGACTTTATCCCCATCATCGAGTCGCTCGTCGTGTCGCTGATGAGCATCGGGACTCTCTGCGGAGCTCTCACGGCCTCCTA cACGGCGGACTGGTGGGGCCGCAGAAAGAGCCTCACATTTGGCGTCTGCGTCTTCATCGTCGGGTGCGTCATCCAGCTGACGGCGGTGAGCTCGTGGGTGCACCTCATGATGGGCCGGTTCACGGCCGGGCTGGGGATCGGCAACCTGTCGGTCGGGGTGCCCATGTTCCAGTCCGAGTGCTCGCCGCGCGAGATCCGCGGCGGCGTGGTGGCGTCGTACCAGCTGCTCATCACGCTGGGCATCCTGGTGGCCAACTGCGTCAACTACGGCGTGCGCGAGATCGAGGACTCGCCCGCGTCCTggcgcgtcgtcgtcggcctggGCATCGCCTTCTCGGCGcccctcggcctcggcgtccTGCTGGTGCCCGAGTCGCCGCGCTGGCTGGCCGCCCGGTCCGACTGGGACGGCGCCCGGGTGTCCATGGCCCGCCTGCGCGGGCTCAAGCACGAGCCGCATCACCCCCTGGTCGAGGACGACATGCGCGAGATGCGCGGCATCCTCGAGAAGGAGCgcgccgtcggcgtcggcggctggTCCGAGTGCTTCGTCCCGCGACGGAACGGCGTGCCCAGGCAGGTCTACCGCACCATCCTCGGCGTCGCCATCCACTTCCTGCAGCAGTGGACCGGCGTCAACTACTTCTTCTACTACGGCGCCACCATCTTCGAGAGCGCCGGCATCGACGACCCCATCCGCACCCAGCTGATCCTCGGCGCCATCAACGTCGGCATGACCTTCTTCGGCCTCTACATCGTCGAGCGCTTCGGCCGCCGCTGGCCCCTCATCATCGGCGCCGCCTGGCAGGCCGCCTGGATGGCCGtcttcgccgccgtcggcacCGCCCTCGACCCGGTCGACAACAGCACCTCGGGCATCGTCATGATCGTGGCCGCCGCCATGTTCATCGCCTCCTTCGCCATGACCTGGGGCCCCATCTGCTGGGTCGTCATCGGCGAGACCTTCCCGCTGCGCACCCGCGCCAAGCAGGCCTCCATCGCCACCGCCAGCAACTGGTTGGGCAACT TCATGATCTCGTTCCTCACGCCGCTCGCGACCTCGGGCATCTCGTACGCCTACGGCTTCGTCTTCGTCGGCACCAACATCGCCGGCGCCCTGGTCGTCTACTTCTTCCTGTACGAGTCCGTCTCGCTCTCGCTCGAGAATGTCGATGCCATGTACGCCCAGCCCCTCGTCCGGCCCTGGACTAGCCACAAGTGGCTGCCCGAGGGCTACTTCACCCGCATGCGCCGCGACGAGGACTTCTTCAAGGCCCGCAGCCAGGAACCCGGCAGCGGTACCAGGCACACCGAGAACGTCAGTGACCGGGGAGCGGGGGCAGGAGCCGGTGGTCTGGAAAAGCAGTCGAGGCCTGGGTGGGCAGAGACCGAGAATACCACAGGCGGAAACAACAACGAGAAGATCAACAGGGTCGTCTAA